A DNA window from Neochlamydia sp. AcF84 contains the following coding sequences:
- a CDS encoding DUF302 domain-containing protein: MSIPSDPFITYSSAEPPLKIVEKLISLFKASNVTLFTTIDHAGEALKKGLELPYEQLLIFGDPKTGTLLMQENPAIGIELPLKILVWQDDKGLTQIGYKDPTYLAANYGIKENLQILQKMNEALNSWVKIAIQQDKEIV, encoded by the coding sequence ATGAGCATCCCTTCCGATCCCTTTATCACCTATTCTAGTGCTGAACCACCTTTGAAAATAGTCGAAAAGCTAATCAGCCTTTTTAAGGCTAGTAATGTTACGTTATTTACAACTATCGATCATGCAGGAGAAGCTTTAAAAAAAGGATTAGAGTTACCCTATGAACAACTACTGATTTTTGGAGACCCTAAAACAGGCACTTTACTCATGCAAGAAAATCCTGCGATTGGGATAGAACTGCCTCTAAAAATTCTTGTATGGCAAGACGATAAAGGCCTTACTCAAATTGGTTATAAAGATCCTACTTATTTAGCAGCCAACTATGGGATAAAAGAAAACCTTCAAATTTTGCAAAAAATGAACGAAGCCCTTAACAGCTGGGTAAAAATAGCAATTCAACAAGATAAGGAAATTGTATGA
- a CDS encoding class I SAM-dependent methyltransferase: protein MNRLAKIPVEEWVNAYLSHQEYKTSTTLCAIMTSYGSDKGDKRHNYTTLYAKLFGPWRHNNINLFELGIGTNYSDIPYNMGKEGTPGASLHGWALFFPKAHIFGADIDQRILFQTPTIKTYYCDQRQKSSIHNLFSNEDLHGLQFDIMIEDGLHEFDANLNFLQHSIHKLKEGGIYIIEDLTAHSRVAFIKLIPYLRKEYQLKYIEVIIIPSKLNHFDNALLVIQK, encoded by the coding sequence ATGAATAGATTAGCAAAAATTCCCGTGGAAGAATGGGTAAATGCATATTTATCCCATCAAGAATATAAAACCTCGACGACCTTATGTGCCATCATGACTTCATATGGCAGTGATAAAGGAGATAAAAGGCACAACTACACCACACTGTATGCTAAATTATTCGGCCCGTGGAGGCATAATAACATTAATCTTTTTGAGTTAGGGATTGGGACTAACTATTCAGATATCCCCTATAATATGGGAAAAGAAGGCACCCCTGGAGCTTCGCTGCATGGATGGGCTCTTTTTTTTCCCAAAGCACACATTTTCGGCGCCGATATAGATCAAAGAATTCTATTTCAGACTCCAACGATTAAAACCTATTATTGTGACCAACGTCAGAAGAGCTCGATTCACAATTTGTTTAGCAATGAGGATTTACATGGCCTTCAATTTGATATTATGATCGAGGATGGTTTGCATGAATTTGACGCTAACCTCAATTTTTTGCAACACAGTATTCACAAACTTAAAGAAGGAGGAATATATATTATTGAAGATCTTACCGCTCATTCAAGAGTAGCTTTTATAAAGCTTATCCCTTACCTGAGAAAAGAGTATCAATTAAAATATATAGAAGTGATCATTATTCCTTCAAAATTAAATCATTTCGATAATGCTTTATTGGTTATCCAAAAATGA